AATACTGGCAGTTTTATGCAGAGTTATCAAAACTACCGGAAAGAAAAAGAAGGGACTATTTGAAGAAGTTATTGAATTTATTATCATATAGACCTATGGAGGAGTTAAGAAAGGAGGAAAGGAATATGCCACTTACCATAGATAAAGAGACAATGGAAAAACATCCACTTTATAAGGATGGGATAGAGAAAGGCAAATTAGAAGCTAAAAAAGAAGATATTTTAAATTTACATAAAGAATTAAATTTAGAACCTGAGAAGATATCCAAAATTTTAAAAGTTCCTCTTAGTTTTGTTAAAGATGTTTTAAAGAAAGGAGACAAATAAAGTAAGATTATCAAGGATTAACTAAAAAATTCCACGAAGTTGAGATAAGACTCTATAAATCTGCATAGTAACTATATTGAGGTAGATTTACGGCAGAATTAAAATTTATAATGGAATTATCTGGTATTTTTTTAGGAATTCATCACTAACATCAATCAGGCCTTTTTCTTTTAGTTTTTCAATAACTTCCGGAGTGCAGAATACATCATCAGGCCACTGGCGATAGTATCCATCTATCTCCCATTTTCTTGTGGCATCTAAGCCCCATATTTCCTTAATCCATACATCTTTTAGGGCATCAATATTGTTTGTTATTCTCCAGATCAGCATATAAGGATTATTCAGGTCGTTGTGCTCATTATCTACAAAAACAACTATTTTTAAATGTTGTTTAAATTGCTTTAGTTTGTTAAATATTTCCCTGACAGGTTTTGTTTTATTTACCTTTATAACAGTTATTGGATTTGCTGTGTCAGTCATATATTGTTTTAGCTCTACTATATCTTCATCAAGGATTTTTATTTTTTCAAAGAGTTTTTCGTCAGATAAAATCTCTACCTGTTTTTCAACAGGTTTTCCCGTAGCGTCTACTCCAAGTTTCCCACCTACCAATGCTTCATAACTGGAATGGTCAAGCTGGTCAACAATTCCTTCTGTGATTAAAAATGATTTTTCAGAAAGTCTATTTAATATATATTTTGTAAGTTCAGGATAATCCGTTAAAGGTGGAGCGTCCTCATTTACAAAGATTGCATGTTTTAAGAAACTCATCTGTCCAACGCCCCAGAAAGCGTGCATAATTTGTTTTGCATGCCCTTTATAAAGAGGATTTATTTTCGCAATCAGTAGATTATGGAAAACTCCATTTTCGGGCATGTGGTAATCTATCAGGTCTGGGGTTGTGGTCTTAAGCAGTGGCAGAAATATCCTTTCTGTAGCCCAGCCCATATATTTGTCTTCCACAGGGGGTTTACCTACAACTGTTGCATAATATACAGGATTTTTTTTCATTGTTATTGCTTTTACCGTAAGGACAGGAAAGTTTTCAACAGGTGTGTAATAACCGGTATGGTCGCCGAAGGGCCCCTCAGGTCTGAAATCTGTAGGATCAACTTCTCCTTCTATAACTATATCTGCATCTTCAGGAACATAAATATCGTTAGTGATACATTTTACTAAACGGGGATTTTGATTTTTTATAAAGCCGTATAAAAGCAGTTCAAACAGACCATAAGGCAGAGGTGCCTGTCCGCACCATGTATATAAAGGGTCACCACCTATTGCAATGGCGACAGGCATTTTTTTCTTTGCTTTATAATACTGATCAAAAAAATGACTGGCGTCTTTATGCACTTGCCAGTGCATTATAAGCTGGTTTTTGCTTATCTGCTGGATTCTATAAAGTCCAAGATTATTTAATTTTCCGTCCAGACTTTTTGTATAAACCTGTCCTGCGGTTATAAATCTACCTCCGTCTTTTTCCCATGTCTTGAGGATAGGAAGCTGGTCTAAATCAATCTGGTTTCCTGTGATTACAACTTCCTGTGATTTTCCTCTTTTGTTTGTTCTTTTGGGAAAAACATTTTTCAGTTTAAATAGCAGACCTAAAGCTGATAATTTTTCTTTTAGACTCTCCGGTGGTTTTATATGGAGGAGTTCCTCAATCTCAGCTGCAATTTCATCAGGATGTCTGCCGAAAATTTTTTCGGTAATGTCAAATCCTGCAAAGGCATTCATTAAAACAGGAATAGGATATTTTATATTTTTTTCTCTATCTATGGGATTTGTAAATAAAAGAACATTAGGTTTTTCTTTTTTTATCTCTATATATGCCAGATGGGGAATTTCCAGATTAACATCAAGAGGTTCATCTATTACCTTTAGCCGATTTAAAGAGCGTGCCAGATTTATGAAATTCTCCATTTTGTCGCCTTTTTAAGAAAGGGGCAAAAGCCCCTTTTATTTAGACATCAAGGTTTCTAACTTCCCTTGCATATTTCATAATGAACTCTCTTCTTGGTTCAACTTTATCACCCATCAGGATTGAGAATACCTCATCTGCCAGTGCCGCATCCTCAAGGGTTACCTGCATAAGTCTCCTTGTTTTTGGGTTCATTGTTGTTTCCCATAGCTGTTCTGGGTTCATTTCTCCAAGACCTTTGTACCTCTGTATTTCTACCCCTTGAATACCTGCTTCCCAGATAATTTCATAAAGCCTATCAAGATTATCCACTGTGTCTTCTTTGTTTTTATAGGTAACTTTTACAGGAAGCTCTCCTATTATGCTCATTATTTCTTTTCTAAGCTCAAGGAGTCTTCTATATGCGTAAGAGGTCAGGAAGTTTGCATCTATTTTAGTTGAAACTTTGCCAAATCTTTCTTTTCTATCACAGAATATATCATATTCCCCTTCTATCGGGTCATATTCATAATAAACGTTGTAGTTGTCCCCTAATTTTTCCTGGAGTTGTTGAACTATCTCTTTTACCCTCTCTTCGTTTGAAAGCTCATCATCTTTTATTGCAGTGTCCAGAACAGCTTCAACCACATTTTCATCTTTTTTCTTTGTAAGGCTTTTCTTTAGGTCTGCATATTCTTTTGCCAGTTTTGCCAGTTCTTTGACCTGTATTTTTGTCAGGTTTATATTCTCAAACTTAATCTCATCTGAAGCAAAATCTATTATTATTCTTGCCAGTTCTTCATCATCTTTGACGTATATTTCTGACCTGCCTTTTTTCAGTTTATAAAGTGGTGGCTGTGCAATGTATAAAAAGCCATTTTCTATGATTTGTGGGAAATATCTGTAAAAGAGGGTTAAAAGCAGAGTTGTTATGTGTGAACCGTCAACATCAGCATCTGCCATGAGGATTATTTTGTGGTATCTCAGTTTGCTAAGGTCAAATCCTTCTTCATCCTCTTCTGTTCCCAGTCCTATCCCTGTTCCTATGGCATTTATAATAGATCTGATTTCTTCGTTAGATAGAATTTTGTCTATTCTTGCCTTTTCAACGTTGAGGATCTTACCCTTTAGTGGCAGTATTGCCTGTGTTCTTCTGTCCCTTCCCTGTTTTGCAGAACCGCCGGCAGATTCACCCTCAACAATAAACAGTTCGCATTTTTCCGGGTCTGTTTCTGAACAGTCTGCCAGTTTTCCTGGGAGAGATGTATCCTCAAGGAATGATTTTCTTCTTGAGATTTCTTTAGCTTTTTTGGCAGCTTCCCTTGCTACTGCTGCCTCAATGGCTTTTTCTGCTATTTTTACAGCTATATCTTTGTTTTTATCAAAGTAATCAAGGAGATAATCTCCTACTACTGTTTCAACAACTTTTTTAACTTCCTGATTTCCCAGTTTTGCCTTTGTCTGACCTTCAAATTGTGGTTCTGGAACTTTTACTGATATTACAGCTGTAAGACCTTCTCTTAAATCCTCACCTTTTACACCACTTTTTAATTCCTTTGGTAGTCTCATAGATGAAAGGGTTTTGTTCATTGCTCTGGTAAGAGCAGCTCTAAAACCTGTTACGTGGGTTCCACCTTCAACTGTTTTTACATTGTTAACAAAACTTTCTATAACCTCGTTATAGCTTTTTGTATACTGGAAAGCCACTTCAACAATTATTCTCTCTTTTTCATCTTTTATATAAATGACTTCATCAAATAATGGGTCTTTTGCCTGATTTAAAATTCTTACAAAGTCTTTGATACCTTCGTGGTAAAGGAATTCTTCTTCTATATCCTTTCTTCTGTCTGCAACGAAAAATCTTACTCCAGGATTAAGGAATGCCAGTTCTCTAAGCCTTTTAGCTATTGTGTCATATTTAAAATTAACTGTTTCAAATATTGTGTCGTCTGGCATAAATGTTACTTTTGTTCCTGTTTTGACAGTTTCTCCGACAACTTTTAAAGGTGTTATTGGTTTTCCAAATTCATACTCTTGTCTGTAAACCTTTCCATCTCTGTAAACCTCTACTACCAGCCATCTGGAAAGGGCATTAACTACTGAAGCACCTACACCGTGTAAACCACCGGAATATTGATAAGCCTTCTTGGAGAATTTACCACCTGCCCCTAAAACGGTAAATACCATCTCAACAGCAGGTTTTCCTGTTTTGGGGTGAATATCTACAGGAATTCCTCTACCATCGTCTTCAACTGTTATAGAGCCATCCTCATTGATTATAACAGAGATATTTTTGGCATAACCTGCCATTGCTTCGTCAACGGCGTTGTCCACCAACTCCCATACAAGATGGTGAAGTCCCCTTTCGGAGATATCACCGATATACATGGCAGGTCTTGCACGAACGTGGTCAAGACCTTCAACCACATCTATTGCTTCGGCTCCGTATTCTTCTTGTTTCTTCTTTATTTCTTCTGACAAGTTTTTACCTCCTTAATGATTATGACCTGATGGAAATTTATGCAATTTCCATAGGCATTACAATAGCCTTATATTTTTCATTTTCATCTTCCGGAAGTATAAGGGTCTGGGCATTTGGATTTGTAAATCTGATTATTATTCTGTCTCCATCTATGGCCTCAACAGCTTCTATTAGATACCTTGCATTAAATCCAATGGCAAATTCTTCTCCTGAATACTCAACATTTATTTCATCTACAGCTTCACCGTATTCTGCAGAGGTTGATTTAAGTTCAAGTAGATTTTCTTTGAGGGTTAGTTTTATAGGTTTAGGGTCTCCTTCTATAATTGCAGAAACCCTTTTTACTGCATCAAGGAATTCTTTTTTATCTAAATGTATCTCTATTGAAAATTCTGTAGGAATTACCTTTGTATAATCTGGAAATGCTCCTTCAAGCAGCCTTGACATTAATATCCATTCCGGTGTTCTGAAGAATACCTCCTGTCCTGAAGCTGCCATTTCAACATCTTCAAGTCCGGTAAGCAGTTTTTTTAGCTCATTTAAGGCTTTTTGTGGAACAATTATGTTTATATCTCCGCTACCATTTCTGTTTATTGTGTAAAGGGCAAGCCTGTGTCCGTCTGTTGCAACAACATCAATTGTTCCATCCATTGATTTGAACAAAACACCCTGTAGTGCAAATCTGCTTTCTTCCTTTGATGTGGCGTAGGCAGTTTTTGCAATGGCTTTCTGTATCTCATCTCCGGATACTATAAATGCATTGTCTTCAGGAAATGGATACATCATAGGGAAGTCTTCCGGAGATACAGTTGGAAGATTATATTTTGTTTTTCCAGCTTTTATTTTAAGGGTATTGTCCTCAAGTTTTATATAAACCTCATTTCCCGGTAAAAGACGGGATATGTCTGTCAGTTTTTTTGCGTTTACACAGGCAGTTCCTTCTTGTTCAACTTTTGCAAAAACCGATACGGAAACATGAACCTCAAGGTCTGTTCCCTGAACTATAAGTTTGCTGTCTTTTGCCTCAAGGAGAAAGTTTGATAGTATTGGAAGGGCTGATTTTTTTTCTGTGGCTGATATGGCTTTCTTTAGAACATTTTGAAGGTCAGTTTTATCTATTAGTAATTCCAATTTTAGAATTACCTCCACATAGTTTATGTATATTTTACCATTTTTGAAAAATTGGTATAAGTATGACAGAATTAGAAATTAGGAATTATCTACTATCTGGCTCCATAAGATTTTAAAAGTTTAATAAGATTTTCATATCTTTCTCTAAATGAATTGTCTTCTTTTACATATTCATGCCAGCGTTCTTCAATCCATTGTAAGGGGGTTTTTCCTCTGCAGACAAAATTCGGACTTACTCCCTTTTTTAAGAATTTTTTAATTCTCTTAAAACAACCCTTATTATTATCATAAAAATACTTATCCATACACTTAAATAATTTTACAGGTGATTTTAGATACTCAACTATTTCTTTGTTAAAAGGTTTTCTCTTAAAAGCATAAGTCCATGGTTCCCTTATTTTTTTGTTCCTTACACAAACATCTGCTCCTTTTTCTACCAAATATTTAACCAGTTT
The window above is part of the Persephonella sp. genome. Proteins encoded here:
- a CDS encoding menaquinone biosynthesis decarboxylase, with protein sequence MENFINLARSLNRLKVIDEPLDVNLEIPHLAYIEIKKEKPNVLLFTNPIDREKNIKYPIPVLMNAFAGFDITEKIFGRHPDEIAAEIEELLHIKPPESLKEKLSALGLLFKLKNVFPKRTNKRGKSQEVVITGNQIDLDQLPILKTWEKDGGRFITAGQVYTKSLDGKLNNLGLYRIQQISKNQLIMHWQVHKDASHFFDQYYKAKKKMPVAIAIGGDPLYTWCGQAPLPYGLFELLLYGFIKNQNPRLVKCITNDIYVPEDADIVIEGEVDPTDFRPEGPFGDHTGYYTPVENFPVLTVKAITMKKNPVYYATVVGKPPVEDKYMGWATERIFLPLLKTTTPDLIDYHMPENGVFHNLLIAKINPLYKGHAKQIMHAFWGVGQMSFLKHAIFVNEDAPPLTDYPELTKYILNRLSEKSFLITEGIVDQLDHSSYEALVGGKLGVDATGKPVEKQVEILSDEKLFEKIKILDEDIVELKQYMTDTANPITVIKVNKTKPVREIFNKLKQFKQHLKIVVFVDNEHNDLNNPYMLIWRITNNIDALKDVWIKEIWGLDATRKWEIDGYYRQWPDDVFCTPEVIEKLKEKGLIDVSDEFLKKYQIIPL
- the gyrB gene encoding DNA topoisomerase (ATP-hydrolyzing) subunit B; this translates as MSEEIKKKQEEYGAEAIDVVEGLDHVRARPAMYIGDISERGLHHLVWELVDNAVDEAMAGYAKNISVIINEDGSITVEDDGRGIPVDIHPKTGKPAVEMVFTVLGAGGKFSKKAYQYSGGLHGVGASVVNALSRWLVVEVYRDGKVYRQEYEFGKPITPLKVVGETVKTGTKVTFMPDDTIFETVNFKYDTIAKRLRELAFLNPGVRFFVADRRKDIEEEFLYHEGIKDFVRILNQAKDPLFDEVIYIKDEKERIIVEVAFQYTKSYNEVIESFVNNVKTVEGGTHVTGFRAALTRAMNKTLSSMRLPKELKSGVKGEDLREGLTAVISVKVPEPQFEGQTKAKLGNQEVKKVVETVVGDYLLDYFDKNKDIAVKIAEKAIEAAVAREAAKKAKEISRRKSFLEDTSLPGKLADCSETDPEKCELFIVEGESAGGSAKQGRDRRTQAILPLKGKILNVEKARIDKILSNEEIRSIINAIGTGIGLGTEEDEEGFDLSKLRYHKIILMADADVDGSHITTLLLTLFYRYFPQIIENGFLYIAQPPLYKLKKGRSEIYVKDDEELARIIIDFASDEIKFENINLTKIQVKELAKLAKEYADLKKSLTKKKDENVVEAVLDTAIKDDELSNEERVKEIVQQLQEKLGDNYNVYYEYDPIEGEYDIFCDRKERFGKVSTKIDANFLTSYAYRRLLELRKEIMSIIGELPVKVTYKNKEDTVDNLDRLYEIIWEAGIQGVEIQRYKGLGEMNPEQLWETTMNPKTRRLMQVTLEDAALADEVFSILMGDKVEPRREFIMKYAREVRNLDV
- the dnaN gene encoding DNA polymerase III subunit beta → MELLIDKTDLQNVLKKAISATEKKSALPILSNFLLEAKDSKLIVQGTDLEVHVSVSVFAKVEQEGTACVNAKKLTDISRLLPGNEVYIKLEDNTLKIKAGKTKYNLPTVSPEDFPMMYPFPEDNAFIVSGDEIQKAIAKTAYATSKEESRFALQGVLFKSMDGTIDVVATDGHRLALYTINRNGSGDINIIVPQKALNELKKLLTGLEDVEMAASGQEVFFRTPEWILMSRLLEGAFPDYTKVIPTEFSIEIHLDKKEFLDAVKRVSAIIEGDPKPIKLTLKENLLELKSTSAEYGEAVDEINVEYSGEEFAIGFNARYLIEAVEAIDGDRIIIRFTNPNAQTLILPEDENEKYKAIVMPMEIA
- a CDS encoding ankyrin repeat domain-containing protein, with the protein product MQKSSIFLGLIFLFIFSFSFANSNLNQQLIEAVKKNDLQQVKKLIKNGADVNFKDKKGFSVLHYAAYFGDIKLVKYLVEKGADVCVRNKKIREPWTYAFKRKPFNKEIVEYLKSPVKLFKCMDKYFYDNNKGCFKRIKKFLKKGVSPNFVCRGKTPLQWIEERWHEYVKEDNSFRERYENLIKLLKSYGAR